The following proteins are co-located in the Myroides profundi genome:
- a CDS encoding fumarate reductase/succinate dehydrogenase flavoprotein subunit: MKLDAKIPQGPLEEKWFNYKKTARLVNPANRKKLDVIVIGTGLAGSSLAASLGEMGYNVKAFCFQDTPRRAHSVAAQGGVNAAKNYKNDGDSVYRMFVDTLKGGDFRAREANVYRLAECSLNLIDQAVAQGVPFGREYGGYLNNRSFGGVQVSRTFYARGQTGQQLLLGTYQALMRQVDKKTVQLYSSHEMLDIVVIDGKARGVVVRNLETGEIEKHSAHAVVLATGGFGKIYYLSTLAMGCNGSAIWRAHKKGAYFASPSWTQIHPTSLPQSGDYQSKLTLMSESLRNDGRIWVPKKADDTREANDIPEDERDYYLERRYPAFGNLAPRDISSRAAKERIDAGHGVGPLKNAVYLDFSKAIKEQGQPKIAEKYGNLFRMYEKITGINAYKEPMKISPAAHFSMGGLWVDYELMTTIPGLFALGEANFADHGANRLGANSLLQASVDGYFIAPYTIANYLADQIRVGKISTDHPEFDKVVTENKEKIDQLLNIKGDKSVDYYHKKLGKLLYDYCGLARTAEGLTYAIEEIKKLRDEFYKNVHVPGENDTMNAELEKAGRVADYLEIGVLMCYDALTRNESCGAHFREEYQTEEGEAARNDAEFQYISAWEWPGSLDKEPILNKEELKFEFVQPTIRSYK; encoded by the coding sequence ATGAAATTAGATGCAAAAATACCTCAGGGGCCATTAGAAGAAAAATGGTTTAACTATAAAAAAACTGCTCGTCTGGTAAACCCTGCGAATAGAAAAAAACTTGATGTAATCGTTATCGGAACAGGATTAGCAGGAAGTTCATTAGCCGCTTCTCTAGGAGAGATGGGATATAATGTAAAAGCTTTTTGTTTTCAAGATACACCTCGTCGTGCGCACTCTGTAGCTGCACAAGGAGGGGTGAACGCTGCAAAAAATTATAAAAACGACGGTGACAGTGTGTACCGTATGTTCGTAGATACATTAAAAGGAGGAGACTTTAGAGCGCGTGAAGCGAACGTATATCGTCTAGCAGAATGTTCTCTTAACTTGATCGACCAAGCGGTAGCTCAGGGGGTTCCTTTCGGTAGAGAATACGGAGGATACTTAAACAATAGATCATTCGGAGGGGTACAGGTAAGTAGAACCTTCTATGCAAGAGGTCAAACGGGACAACAATTATTATTAGGTACTTACCAAGCGCTAATGCGCCAAGTGGATAAGAAAACAGTACAACTATACTCTTCTCATGAGATGTTAGATATCGTGGTGATCGATGGTAAAGCAAGAGGGGTAGTAGTGCGTAACTTAGAGACTGGTGAGATAGAGAAACACTCAGCACATGCTGTAGTATTAGCAACAGGAGGTTTCGGTAAGATTTATTACCTATCTACTTTAGCGATGGGATGTAATGGATCTGCTATCTGGAGAGCACATAAAAAAGGAGCGTATTTCGCTTCTCCTAGCTGGACTCAGATTCACCCAACTTCATTACCTCAGTCTGGAGATTACCAATCTAAACTAACATTAATGTCAGAATCACTGCGTAATGATGGACGTATATGGGTACCTAAAAAAGCAGATGATACAAGAGAGGCTAACGATATTCCAGAGGATGAAAGAGATTACTACTTAGAGCGTCGTTATCCTGCATTCGGAAACTTAGCACCTCGTGATATTTCATCTCGTGCAGCTAAGGAGCGTATCGATGCTGGACATGGTGTAGGACCATTAAAGAATGCGGTATACTTAGATTTCTCTAAAGCAATCAAAGAGCAAGGACAACCAAAAATCGCTGAGAAGTATGGAAACTTATTCCGTATGTATGAGAAGATCACAGGTATCAATGCGTATAAAGAACCAATGAAGATATCTCCTGCAGCTCACTTCTCTATGGGAGGACTATGGGTAGATTATGAGTTAATGACTACTATTCCTGGATTATTTGCATTAGGAGAAGCGAACTTCGCTGATCACGGAGCAAATAGATTAGGAGCGAACTCATTACTTCAGGCTTCTGTAGATGGATACTTTATCGCACCTTATACGATCGCTAACTATCTAGCAGATCAGATTAGAGTAGGTAAGATCTCTACAGATCATCCAGAGTTCGACAAAGTGGTGACTGAGAATAAAGAAAAAATAGACCAATTATTAAATATAAAAGGGGATAAGTCAGTGGACTACTACCACAAAAAATTAGGTAAGTTATTATATGATTACTGTGGTCTAGCTAGAACAGCTGAAGGGTTAACTTATGCAATCGAAGAGATTAAGAAGTTAAGAGATGAATTTTATAAAAACGTTCATGTTCCAGGAGAGAATGATACAATGAATGCTGAATTAGAAAAAGCAGGACGTGTAGCAGATTATCTAGAGATCGGTGTGTTAATGTGTTACGATGCATTGACTAGAAACGAGTCTTGTGGAGCACACTTTAGAGAAGAGTACCAGACAGAGGAAGGGGAGGCTGCACGTAATGATGCTGAGTTCCAATACATCTCTGCATGGGAGTGGCCAGGGTCATTAGATAAAGAGCCTATCTTGAATAAAGAGGAGTTAAAATTCGAATTCGTACAACCAACTATCCGTAGTTATAAATAA
- a CDS encoding succinate dehydrogenase cytochrome b subunit: protein MNTLSRKIVMAATGLFLCFFLLIHFLGNTQLFLEPEHARLSFNAYSHFLTGNPLVKMVSYVLYASIIGHAIYALIITSKNKASGGTYKKDNRGRASKWYSRNMGVLGTIVLIFIVLHFQNFWYVYKFGEIGIDANGNKDLYAVVVTAFQELWLVVVYVIAMVALCYHLIHGITSGVRTLGLFHPKFVRWVNIFGVAYSVIICVGFAAMPIFIYITNLKN, encoded by the coding sequence ATGAACACACTCTCACGCAAGATTGTAATGGCCGCGACAGGATTATTTCTTTGCTTTTTCCTATTAATTCACTTTTTAGGAAATACACAGTTATTTTTAGAGCCAGAACACGCAAGACTTAGCTTTAATGCGTACTCGCATTTTCTAACCGGAAATCCATTGGTAAAAATGGTTTCTTATGTTTTATATGCTTCTATTATAGGACATGCCATCTATGCTTTAATTATTACTTCTAAGAACAAGGCTTCAGGAGGTACATACAAAAAAGATAATAGAGGTAGAGCTAGTAAATGGTACAGCAGAAATATGGGAGTACTAGGGACAATAGTTTTAATCTTTATTGTTCTGCATTTTCAAAACTTTTGGTATGTGTATAAGTTTGGAGAAATAGGCATCGATGCTAATGGAAACAAAGATTTATACGCAGTAGTAGTTACAGCATTCCAAGAGCTGTGGTTAGTAGTGGTATATGTTATCGCGATGGTAGCATTGTGTTATCACTTGATCCACGGAATTACGAGTGGAGTAAGAACGTTAGGTTTATTTCACCCAAAGTTTGTACGTTGGGTTAATATCTTCGGAGTTGCTTATTCAGTAATTATCTGTGTTGGATTTGCTGCAATGCCAATTTTTATTTACATCACTAATCTTAAAAACTAG
- a CDS encoding GNAT family N-acetyltransferase: MEIRKMEINDADVVANLLEQMGYPNTLGFLPHRIAEMNNCEREALLVVEDEGQVIAFISVHFIPQIALEGDFARISYFAVDQNIRSKGVGRLVEEHVTALAKSRGCDRIELHSHSRRTDAHRFYFRQGYEDVPKYLVKYLNPDSH, encoded by the coding sequence ATGGAGATAAGAAAGATGGAAATCAACGATGCTGATGTAGTTGCTAATCTTTTAGAACAAATGGGGTATCCTAATACTTTAGGTTTTTTGCCCCATAGAATAGCAGAAATGAATAATTGTGAACGAGAGGCGCTTTTAGTAGTAGAGGACGAGGGACAAGTCATTGCCTTTATCTCAGTACACTTTATTCCTCAGATAGCCTTAGAAGGTGATTTTGCAAGGATAAGTTATTTTGCAGTAGATCAGAATATCAGGAGTAAGGGTGTAGGGAGATTAGTAGAAGAACACGTAACAGCTCTAGCGAAAAGCAGAGGGTGTGATAGAATAGAACTCCACAGCCATAGTAGAAGGACAGACGCACATCGCTTCTATTTCAGACAGGGGTACGAGGATGTACCTAAGTATCTAGTCAAGTATTTAAACCCAGATTCACATTAG
- the mdtD gene encoding multidrug transporter subunit MdtD: MQAGVIKDERTRKYLPWLGALAIFMQALDATILNTGLPSIAKSLGESPLGMQSIIVSYTLTVALLIPLSGWLADRFGTKRIFILAVGLFTLGSVFCSMSATLDQLVLARIFQAVGGAMMVPVARLTLIYAYPKNQLLKVINFITIPGLIGPMLGPAVGGFLVEKLSWHWIFLINVPVGVIAVLFARKIIPNFTNTVGRFDLLGWVLFSGGLTTLTLVIEKWNSPTISSVQLITLFFVAMLMGVAYVFYARMTKEPLIKLSLFKITTLRLGLIGNLITRFGIGGMPLMIPLLLQVGYGYSAMYAGMMMIPQALSNLVSRNFVVPIVRRFGYRSTLITNTVLTGLLISCFFFIMPTTPYWVIILLMIGNGAFNAIQFTSMNTISLADLDQDTSSEGNSLLSVTQQLAVSLGISLSAMVLMLFQNSQIAESGDKIGVFRYTFLVMGLITVLSSLVFTNLSKDAGSSMSGARSYKKE; encoded by the coding sequence ATGCAAGCAGGAGTAATAAAAGATGAAAGAACACGCAAATATTTGCCATGGCTAGGAGCTCTAGCTATCTTTATGCAAGCACTAGATGCTACAATTTTAAACACAGGATTACCCTCTATAGCGAAGAGCTTAGGAGAGTCACCCTTAGGGATGCAGAGTATCATTGTGTCCTATACATTGACAGTCGCTTTGTTGATTCCATTGAGTGGATGGTTAGCAGACCGATTTGGTACGAAGAGAATATTTATCCTAGCAGTAGGGCTATTTACGTTAGGTTCTGTATTCTGTTCTATGTCAGCTACCTTAGATCAGCTAGTTCTAGCACGTATATTTCAGGCTGTTGGAGGAGCGATGATGGTACCTGTAGCTCGATTAACTTTAATTTATGCTTATCCTAAAAACCAGTTGTTAAAGGTGATTAACTTTATCACCATACCTGGACTGATAGGACCTATGTTAGGACCTGCAGTAGGAGGTTTTTTAGTAGAGAAGTTGTCTTGGCATTGGATATTCCTTATTAACGTACCAGTAGGAGTGATAGCTGTACTCTTTGCTAGAAAGATCATCCCTAATTTTACCAATACGGTAGGGCGTTTTGACCTTCTGGGATGGGTGTTGTTTAGTGGAGGACTGACTACCTTAACTTTAGTAATAGAGAAATGGAATAGCCCTACAATATCATCAGTACAATTAATTACACTATTTTTTGTAGCGATGCTGATGGGAGTAGCTTATGTATTCTATGCTAGAATGACAAAAGAACCTTTGATTAAATTGAGCTTATTTAAGATTACCACGCTTCGTTTAGGGTTGATAGGTAACTTAATTACACGTTTCGGAATTGGGGGAATGCCATTGATGATTCCTTTATTATTACAAGTAGGATATGGATACTCAGCGATGTACGCAGGGATGATGATGATTCCACAAGCCTTGTCTAACTTGGTCTCTCGTAACTTCGTAGTACCTATTGTGAGACGTTTTGGATACAGAAGTACGTTGATTACCAACACAGTACTGACAGGGTTGTTAATCAGCTGTTTCTTCTTTATAATGCCTACTACACCTTATTGGGTAATTATCTTACTGATGATCGGTAACGGTGCATTTAACGCGATACAGTTTACCTCTATGAATACTATTTCTTTAGCCGATTTAGACCAAGATACGTCTAGTGAAGGAAACAGTCTACTATCTGTGACACAGCAGTTAGCAGTAAGTTTAGGAATATCTTTATCAGCGATGGTGTTGATGTTGTTTCAGAACAGTCAGATTGCAGAATCAGGTGACAAGATAGGTGTGTTTAGATATACTTTCTTAGTTATGGGATTGATTACGGTACTGTCTAGTTTAGTATTTACTAATCTGAGTAAAGATGCAGGATCAAGTATGTCTGGAGCGCGCTCGTATAAAAAAGAATAA
- a CDS encoding anthranilate synthase component II — translation MSEIKQIVIIDNHDSFTYNLVQLFDENEHCNITVIPHDEVILESLDKFDMLVLSPGPDVPRSYPILFRILDRYKADKPILGVCLGHQTIGEYFGATLENLSYVYHGQSTTLHYRTEDILFATIDTPISVGLYHSWALSTTDFPEELEIVALSDEGVIMSIRHRVYNIKGVQFHPESYITSHGREIINNWV, via the coding sequence ATGAGTGAAATCAAACAAATTGTTATAATAGATAATCATGACTCGTTTACTTATAATTTGGTTCAACTCTTTGATGAGAACGAACATTGTAATATTACAGTAATTCCTCATGATGAGGTTATTTTAGAATCTTTGGATAAGTTTGATATGCTTGTTTTATCTCCAGGACCAGATGTCCCTCGTAGCTACCCTATCTTGTTTCGAATATTAGATAGATATAAAGCAGATAAACCGATCTTAGGTGTTTGTCTAGGGCATCAGACTATCGGAGAGTACTTCGGAGCTACATTAGAGAATCTATCTTATGTCTATCACGGGCAGTCTACTACCTTACATTACAGAACAGAAGATATTTTATTTGCTACTATAGATACCCCTATTTCAGTAGGGTTATATCATTCATGGGCTTTATCGACTACTGATTTTCCAGAAGAGCTAGAGATAGTAGCGCTTAGCGATGAAGGGGTTATCATGTCTATTCGCCACAGAGTGTATAATATTAAGGGAGTACAGTTTCACCCTGAATCTTATATTACCTCTCATGGTAGAGAAATCATAAATAATTGGGTTTAA
- a CDS encoding aminodeoxychorismate synthase component I: MVLKDTTISLMNSLGSQRIPFLFIISYDGKDCIIQPLKDIDQEQIKYNFNGISNTHPKERISNLRIEAKPLSFEQYQEKFDIVKKELQLGNTYLINLTVATPLSSAYTLEDVYHTAKAKYKLLVTDQFTCFSPEIFVQIKDNAIYSYPMKGTIKADIPNASELLLNDKKETAEHYTIVDLIRNDLNIVSKKVRVNRFRYLDKLETSKGAILQMSSEIAGELSPNWHKEIGTIFSKLLPAGSITGSPKESTVNIIAKAEQYDRNYYTGVCGIYDGESVDSAVMIRFIEQQANQLVYKSGGGITSSSEVEKEYEELLQKIYIPS, encoded by the coding sequence ATGGTGCTCAAAGATACAACTATCTCTCTAATGAACTCATTGGGATCACAGAGAATTCCTTTCCTTTTTATCATTAGCTATGATGGAAAAGATTGTATCATCCAACCGTTAAAAGATATCGATCAAGAACAAATCAAATACAACTTTAATGGGATAAGCAATACGCACCCAAAAGAGCGTATCTCTAATCTAAGAATAGAAGCAAAACCTCTTAGCTTTGAGCAATATCAAGAGAAGTTTGATATCGTCAAAAAAGAGTTACAATTAGGAAATACATACCTTATTAATCTAACTGTGGCTACGCCTCTATCTTCTGCGTATACCTTAGAAGATGTGTATCACACTGCTAAGGCAAAGTATAAACTACTGGTAACAGATCAGTTCACATGTTTCTCTCCTGAGATATTCGTTCAGATTAAAGATAATGCGATATACTCCTATCCTATGAAAGGAACTATTAAAGCGGATATTCCCAATGCTAGTGAACTTCTCTTAAATGATAAAAAAGAGACGGCAGAGCATTATACGATTGTTGATTTAATCCGAAATGATTTAAATATCGTTTCTAAAAAAGTGAGAGTAAACCGCTTTAGATACCTAGATAAACTAGAGACATCTAAAGGGGCTATTTTACAGATGAGTTCTGAGATAGCAGGTGAACTATCTCCTAATTGGCACAAGGAGATAGGAACTATATTTAGCAAACTACTACCCGCAGGCTCTATCACTGGATCTCCTAAAGAAAGTACAGTAAATATAATAGCCAAAGCAGAACAATACGACCGCAATTACTATACTGGAGTATGTGGTATCTATGATGGTGAAAGCGTTGATAGTGCTGTGATGATTCGCTTTATAGAGCAGCAAGCTAATCAACTAGTGTATAAAAGTGGTGGAGGAATTACATCTTCTAGTGAAGTAGAAAAGGAATACGAAGAGTTACTTCAAAAAATATACATACCTAGTTGA
- a CDS encoding acyl-CoA synthetase, with protein MKDLYKQIGELLIDQNYDALHDLKIEKPEYFNWVQEVYEDIHVKETPEKTALLWTDGEVTHHYTFQTLHDRYNQLINFLRSKGIQKDDVILTQMMLQRINWVTHLATIKAGYRLSPAASILGVKDLVYRFQKIAPKVILADSDNVEKIDQAEKESGIVIPVKIIVDGQREGWYPLTVLDEQSKEAKGEMTKPDDTLFMFFTSGTTGMPKIVCHTQLSQPLGHLTTTSWIGLTRNDIHYNISQPGWAKFAWSSLFAPWNVGATIFAFATKERFNAAKTLEMIEKHEVTSLCAPPTVLRFFIQEDLKKYNFSLKKCVAAGEPLNPEIIEEWKEGTGLVVRDGFGQTESTCMIANYPNAKLKYGSMGKPTFLYDIVIADDDGKEVAINEEGNICVRTGTGQLNGIFKEYLYDKVKQSEVFKHGLYYTGDKAYKDEDGYIWFIGRDDDVIKASDYRIGPFEVESVLLEHHDVVESAVVASPHPVKGFEVKAFIILNDHTKASATLAQELFKYSREHLAPYKMPRKIEFVTELPKTISGKIKRVELRALQAERIAKKQEVELEFDYVK; from the coding sequence ATGAAAGATTTGTATAAACAAATCGGTGAATTACTCATCGATCAGAATTACGATGCCTTACATGATCTAAAAATCGAAAAGCCAGAGTACTTTAACTGGGTACAAGAAGTGTATGAAGATATACACGTAAAAGAGACACCTGAGAAGACTGCCCTATTATGGACAGATGGAGAGGTGACTCATCACTACACCTTTCAGACCTTACATGACAGGTATAATCAATTGATTAACTTTTTGCGTTCTAAAGGGATTCAAAAAGATGATGTGATTCTAACACAAATGATGCTACAACGCATTAACTGGGTAACACATTTAGCAACAATAAAAGCTGGATATCGATTATCTCCAGCTGCAAGTATACTAGGTGTAAAAGATCTAGTATACAGATTCCAAAAGATAGCTCCTAAAGTAATATTAGCAGATAGTGATAATGTAGAAAAGATAGATCAGGCTGAAAAAGAGTCTGGTATAGTGATCCCTGTAAAGATTATCGTAGATGGACAAAGAGAGGGATGGTACCCACTAACGGTACTAGATGAACAGAGCAAAGAGGCAAAAGGTGAAATGACTAAACCTGATGACACGCTATTTATGTTCTTTACCTCTGGTACTACAGGAATGCCTAAGATAGTATGCCATACTCAGTTAAGTCAACCTCTAGGACACCTTACTACTACCTCTTGGATAGGACTTACGCGCAATGATATTCACTATAATATCTCACAACCTGGGTGGGCTAAATTTGCTTGGAGTAGTTTATTCGCTCCTTGGAATGTAGGAGCTACTATATTTGCTTTTGCTACGAAAGAGCGCTTCAATGCAGCTAAAACACTAGAAATGATAGAGAAACACGAGGTAACATCCCTATGTGCTCCTCCTACTGTGCTGCGTTTCTTCATACAAGAGGATCTAAAGAAATACAACTTTAGCCTAAAAAAATGTGTAGCAGCTGGTGAACCTCTAAATCCTGAAATCATTGAAGAGTGGAAAGAAGGAACAGGATTAGTCGTTAGAGATGGTTTTGGTCAAACAGAGAGTACTTGTATGATCGCTAATTACCCTAATGCTAAGCTAAAATATGGTTCTATGGGTAAACCTACTTTCTTATACGATATTGTCATTGCAGATGATGATGGAAAAGAGGTCGCTATCAATGAGGAAGGGAATATCTGTGTAAGAACAGGTACAGGACAGCTCAACGGAATATTCAAAGAGTACTTATACGACAAAGTAAAACAGAGTGAAGTATTTAAACATGGATTATACTACACTGGTGACAAGGCGTATAAAGATGAAGATGGTTATATCTGGTTTATCGGTAGAGATGACGATGTGATCAAAGCTTCTGATTACCGCATCGGTCCATTCGAAGTAGAAAGTGTACTATTAGAACACCATGATGTAGTAGAATCTGCTGTAGTAGCGAGTCCTCATCCAGTAAAAGGATTTGAAGTAAAAGCATTTATTATCTTAAATGACCATACTAAAGCATCTGCAACTTTAGCACAAGAGTTATTTAAATACTCTCGTGAACATCTAGCACCTTATAAGATGCCACGTAAGATAGAGTTTGTGACAGAGCTACCGAAGACCATTAGTGGTAAAATAAAGCGCGTAGAACTAAGAGCACTACAAGCGGAAAGAATTGCTAAAAAACAAGAGGTTGAACTAGAGTTTGACTACGTAAAATAA
- a CDS encoding SIMPL domain-containing protein, translating into MKKMSIMFASLLMTTTAIVAQNNNGVIVPQIQVNGVGKVNVTPDKVVIRVGVENKAEVAADAKKANDKAIATIIKYIKSMKIEDKDMQTERVSLYKSRDYEEKKDYFSASQTLSITLTDISKYEKLMVGLTESGVNRIDGVDFQSSKTAMYEAEARTLAVKEAKQKATDYANALGQKVGKAILVSDSSASTPIIVRPMTMMKASADFGEQTIALGELEVVSNVSISFTLE; encoded by the coding sequence ATGAAAAAAATGTCAATTATGTTCGCGTCATTATTAATGACAACAACAGCTATCGTAGCTCAAAATAACAACGGTGTAATTGTACCTCAGATTCAAGTAAATGGAGTAGGAAAGGTAAATGTTACACCAGATAAAGTAGTAATCAGAGTAGGAGTAGAGAATAAAGCCGAAGTGGCTGCAGATGCTAAAAAAGCAAATGATAAAGCTATTGCAACTATCATTAAGTACATAAAATCAATGAAAATAGAGGATAAAGACATGCAAACAGAACGCGTGAGCCTTTATAAATCTAGAGACTATGAAGAGAAGAAAGATTACTTCTCAGCATCTCAGACTTTATCTATTACATTGACAGATATCTCTAAATATGAGAAGTTAATGGTAGGCCTTACAGAGTCTGGAGTGAATAGAATCGATGGAGTAGACTTCCAGTCTTCTAAGACAGCAATGTATGAAGCAGAAGCTCGTACACTAGCAGTAAAAGAAGCAAAACAAAAAGCTACTGATTATGCAAATGCATTAGGGCAAAAAGTAGGTAAAGCTATTTTAGTATCTGATAGCAGTGCATCTACACCTATTATCGTTAGACCAATGACAATGATGAAAGCATCAGCAGATTTTGGAGAACAAACTATCGCATTAGGAGAACTAGAAGTAGTATCTAATGTGTCTATTAGTTTTACGTTAGAATAG